In Papaver somniferum cultivar HN1 chromosome 1, ASM357369v1, whole genome shotgun sequence, a genomic segment contains:
- the LOC113297901 gene encoding probable BOI-related E3 ubiquitin-protein ligase 3 isoform X1, with product MATIPHHRQQQQQHFLSKSSFRNLFAVDNQMPNSTSFVDQSLPQYIPPYSSGEGGGVDRRWINGFQPKKMRLIKEEELDTNNNNFLTGLLPMRSVPTGLGLSLDDKSSVEFQSSLLLDDSINKELQRQDAEIDHLIKVQGEQLRQTIQKKVRANQLQTFSFVKERILQNLREKEMEVEDVNKKNTELEEQIRVLLVDAGNWKHQAKSNENMITTLRINLQKVSVQNKNSKEGCGDSELDDTVSFCNGGTINQLVCKEHKGLEKLMTCKVCGYNEACMLLLPCRHLCLCKNCESKILVVTWMYTRNQWSCTKTRNLVSYILTQCSNNLSLHPDCHYLHNIMYIGHKKYDDVTSLLRNYG from the exons ATGGCCACAATACCTCATCAtcgtcaacaacaacaacaacattttcTATCTAAATCATCATTTAG aaatctaTTTGCAGTAGATAATCAGATGCCTAACTCAACGAGTTTCGTTGATCAATCTCTCCCGCAGTATATACCTCCTT ATAGCAGTGGTGAGGGTGGTGGTGTTGATCGAAGATGGATTAATGGTTTTCAACCTAAGAAGATGAGATTGATAAAAGAGGAGGAGTTGGATACAAACAACAATAACTTTCTGACTGGTTTATTACCAATGCGTTCTGTTCCAACGGGATTAGGTTTATCTTTGGATGATAAAAGTTCTGTAGAATTTCAGTCTTCGTTGCTATTGGATGACTCGATCAATAAAGAATTGCAGAGACAGGATGCAGAAATAGATCACCTAATCAAAGTTCAG GGTGAGCAGTTGAGGCAAACAATCCAGAAGAAGGTTCGGGCAAACCAGTtgcaaactttttcttttgttaaaGAAAGAATCCTGCAAAACCTTCGTGAAAAAGAAATGGAGGTTGAGGATGTAAACAAGAAGAACACTGAGCTCGAGGAGCAAATAAGAGTGTTATTGGTAGATGCAGGTAACTGGAAACATCAAGCTAAGAGTAACGAGAACATGATTACTACCCTTAGGATCAATCTTCAGAAAGTGTCTGTACAAAACAAAAATAGCAAAGAAGGGTGTGGTGACAGTGAATTAGATGACACAGTGTCATTTTGCAATGGCGGGACAATAAACCAACTTGTTTGCAAGGAGCACAAAGGCTTGGAAAAGTTGATGACCTGCAAAGTTTGTGGATATAATGAAGCATGCATGTTGTTGTTGCCTTGCAGGCACTTATGCTTGTGTAAAAATTGCGAGAGTAAG ATATTGGTGGTTACCTggatgtatactagaaatcagtGGAGCTGTACAAAAACCAGAAATCTCGTAAGCTACATTTTGactcaatgctctaacaatctctcgcTTCATCCAGACTGCCACTACCTCCATAACATCATGTACATAGGACACAAAAA GTATGATGATGTGACCTCATTGTTGAGAAATTATGGTTAA
- the LOC113297901 gene encoding BOI-related E3 ubiquitin-protein ligase 1-like isoform X4, with protein MATIPHHRQQQQQHFLSKSSFRNLFAVDNQMPNSTSFVDQSLPQYIPPYSSGEGGGVDRRWINGFQPKKMRLIKEEELDTNNNNFLTGLLPMRSVPTGLGLSLDDKSSVEFQSSLLLDDSINKELQRQDAEIDHLIKVQGEQLRQTIQKKVRANQLQTFSFVKERILQNLREKEMEVEDVNKKNTELEEQIRVLLVDAGNWKHQAKSNENMITTLRINLQKVSVQNKNSKEGCGDSELDDTVSFCNGGTINQLVCKEHKGLEKLMTCKVCGYNEACMLLLPCRHLCLCKNCESKILVVTWMYTRNQWSCTKTRNLV; from the exons ATGGCCACAATACCTCATCAtcgtcaacaacaacaacaacattttcTATCTAAATCATCATTTAG aaatctaTTTGCAGTAGATAATCAGATGCCTAACTCAACGAGTTTCGTTGATCAATCTCTCCCGCAGTATATACCTCCTT ATAGCAGTGGTGAGGGTGGTGGTGTTGATCGAAGATGGATTAATGGTTTTCAACCTAAGAAGATGAGATTGATAAAAGAGGAGGAGTTGGATACAAACAACAATAACTTTCTGACTGGTTTATTACCAATGCGTTCTGTTCCAACGGGATTAGGTTTATCTTTGGATGATAAAAGTTCTGTAGAATTTCAGTCTTCGTTGCTATTGGATGACTCGATCAATAAAGAATTGCAGAGACAGGATGCAGAAATAGATCACCTAATCAAAGTTCAG GGTGAGCAGTTGAGGCAAACAATCCAGAAGAAGGTTCGGGCAAACCAGTtgcaaactttttcttttgttaaaGAAAGAATCCTGCAAAACCTTCGTGAAAAAGAAATGGAGGTTGAGGATGTAAACAAGAAGAACACTGAGCTCGAGGAGCAAATAAGAGTGTTATTGGTAGATGCAGGTAACTGGAAACATCAAGCTAAGAGTAACGAGAACATGATTACTACCCTTAGGATCAATCTTCAGAAAGTGTCTGTACAAAACAAAAATAGCAAAGAAGGGTGTGGTGACAGTGAATTAGATGACACAGTGTCATTTTGCAATGGCGGGACAATAAACCAACTTGTTTGCAAGGAGCACAAAGGCTTGGAAAAGTTGATGACCTGCAAAGTTTGTGGATATAATGAAGCATGCATGTTGTTGTTGCCTTGCAGGCACTTATGCTTGTGTAAAAATTGCGAGAGTAAG ATATTGGTGGTTACCTggatgtatactagaaatcagtGGAGCTGTACAAAAACCAGAAATCTC GTATGA
- the LOC113297901 gene encoding BOI-related E3 ubiquitin-protein ligase 1-like isoform X2 has protein sequence MATIPHHRQQQQQHFLSKSSFRNLFAVDNQMPNSTSFVDQSLPQYIPPYSSGEGGGVDRRWINGFQPKKMRLIKEEELDTNNNNFLTGLLPMRSVPTGLGLSLDDKSSVEFQSSLLLDDSINKELQRQDAEIDHLIKVQGEQLRQTIQKKVRANQLQTFSFVKERILQNLREKEMEVEDVNKKNTELEEQIRVLLVDAGNWKHQAKSNENMITTLRINLQKVSVQNKNSKEGCGDSELDDTVSFCNGGTINQLVCKEHKGLEKLMTCKVCGYNEACMLLLPCRHLCLCKNCESKILVVTWMYTRNQWSCTKTRNLQPS, from the exons ATGGCCACAATACCTCATCAtcgtcaacaacaacaacaacattttcTATCTAAATCATCATTTAG aaatctaTTTGCAGTAGATAATCAGATGCCTAACTCAACGAGTTTCGTTGATCAATCTCTCCCGCAGTATATACCTCCTT ATAGCAGTGGTGAGGGTGGTGGTGTTGATCGAAGATGGATTAATGGTTTTCAACCTAAGAAGATGAGATTGATAAAAGAGGAGGAGTTGGATACAAACAACAATAACTTTCTGACTGGTTTATTACCAATGCGTTCTGTTCCAACGGGATTAGGTTTATCTTTGGATGATAAAAGTTCTGTAGAATTTCAGTCTTCGTTGCTATTGGATGACTCGATCAATAAAGAATTGCAGAGACAGGATGCAGAAATAGATCACCTAATCAAAGTTCAG GGTGAGCAGTTGAGGCAAACAATCCAGAAGAAGGTTCGGGCAAACCAGTtgcaaactttttcttttgttaaaGAAAGAATCCTGCAAAACCTTCGTGAAAAAGAAATGGAGGTTGAGGATGTAAACAAGAAGAACACTGAGCTCGAGGAGCAAATAAGAGTGTTATTGGTAGATGCAGGTAACTGGAAACATCAAGCTAAGAGTAACGAGAACATGATTACTACCCTTAGGATCAATCTTCAGAAAGTGTCTGTACAAAACAAAAATAGCAAAGAAGGGTGTGGTGACAGTGAATTAGATGACACAGTGTCATTTTGCAATGGCGGGACAATAAACCAACTTGTTTGCAAGGAGCACAAAGGCTTGGAAAAGTTGATGACCTGCAAAGTTTGTGGATATAATGAAGCATGCATGTTGTTGTTGCCTTGCAGGCACTTATGCTTGTGTAAAAATTGCGAGAGTAAG ATATTGGTGGTTACCTggatgtatactagaaatcagtGGAGCTGTACAAAAACCAGAAATCTC CAGCCATCCTGA
- the LOC113297901 gene encoding BOI-related E3 ubiquitin-protein ligase 1-like isoform X3 has product MATIPHHRQQQQQHFLSKSSFRNLFAVDNQMPNSTSFVDQSLPQYIPPYSSGEGGGVDRRWINGFQPKKMRLIKEEELDTNNNNFLTGLLPMRSVPTGLGLSLDDKSSVEFQSSLLLDDSINKELQRQDAEIDHLIKVQGEQLRQTIQKKVRANQLQTFSFVKERILQNLREKEMEVEDVNKKNTELEEQIRVLLVDAGNWKHQAKSNENMITTLRINLQKVSVQNKNSKEGCGDSELDDTVSFCNGGTINQLVCKEHKGLEKLMTCKVCGYNEACMLLLPCRHLCLCKNCESKILVVTWMYTRNQWSCTKTRNLPS; this is encoded by the exons ATGGCCACAATACCTCATCAtcgtcaacaacaacaacaacattttcTATCTAAATCATCATTTAG aaatctaTTTGCAGTAGATAATCAGATGCCTAACTCAACGAGTTTCGTTGATCAATCTCTCCCGCAGTATATACCTCCTT ATAGCAGTGGTGAGGGTGGTGGTGTTGATCGAAGATGGATTAATGGTTTTCAACCTAAGAAGATGAGATTGATAAAAGAGGAGGAGTTGGATACAAACAACAATAACTTTCTGACTGGTTTATTACCAATGCGTTCTGTTCCAACGGGATTAGGTTTATCTTTGGATGATAAAAGTTCTGTAGAATTTCAGTCTTCGTTGCTATTGGATGACTCGATCAATAAAGAATTGCAGAGACAGGATGCAGAAATAGATCACCTAATCAAAGTTCAG GGTGAGCAGTTGAGGCAAACAATCCAGAAGAAGGTTCGGGCAAACCAGTtgcaaactttttcttttgttaaaGAAAGAATCCTGCAAAACCTTCGTGAAAAAGAAATGGAGGTTGAGGATGTAAACAAGAAGAACACTGAGCTCGAGGAGCAAATAAGAGTGTTATTGGTAGATGCAGGTAACTGGAAACATCAAGCTAAGAGTAACGAGAACATGATTACTACCCTTAGGATCAATCTTCAGAAAGTGTCTGTACAAAACAAAAATAGCAAAGAAGGGTGTGGTGACAGTGAATTAGATGACACAGTGTCATTTTGCAATGGCGGGACAATAAACCAACTTGTTTGCAAGGAGCACAAAGGCTTGGAAAAGTTGATGACCTGCAAAGTTTGTGGATATAATGAAGCATGCATGTTGTTGTTGCCTTGCAGGCACTTATGCTTGTGTAAAAATTGCGAGAGTAAG ATATTGGTGGTTACCTggatgtatactagaaatcagtGGAGCTGTACAAAAACCAGAAATCTC CCATCCTGA